In Sebaldella termitidis ATCC 33386, one DNA window encodes the following:
- the iolE gene encoding myo-inosose-2 dehydratase, with the protein MLSEKVKLAIAPIAWTNDDMPDLGSENTFEQCVSEMALAGFTGTEVGNKYPKDTAVLKKALELRGLNVASAWFSAFLTTKPFEETKTEFIKHRDFLHAMGAKVIVVSEQGHSVQGQIDTPVFDKKPVFTDEEWKNLADGLNKLGEIAKEKDMKIVYHHHMGTGVQTEEEVDKLMSMTDENLVYLLYDSGHLKFSGEDTISVLKKYINRIKHVHLKDTRPEVVEKVKNEKWSFLKAVREGAFTVPGDGCIDFEPIFKILDENNYEGWFVVEAEQDPAKANPLEYAIKARKYIKEKAGI; encoded by the coding sequence ATGTTAAGTGAGAAAGTAAAATTAGCTATTGCACCTATAGCGTGGACAAATGATGATATGCCTGATCTGGGAAGTGAAAATACATTTGAACAATGTGTAAGCGAAATGGCATTAGCTGGATTTACAGGGACAGAAGTGGGGAATAAGTATCCTAAAGATACAGCAGTATTAAAAAAAGCATTGGAATTAAGAGGACTTAATGTAGCCAGTGCATGGTTTAGCGCATTTCTTACAACTAAACCATTCGAAGAAACTAAAACGGAGTTTATTAAGCACAGAGATTTTCTTCATGCAATGGGAGCAAAGGTAATAGTAGTTTCTGAACAGGGGCACAGTGTTCAGGGTCAGATAGATACTCCGGTTTTTGATAAGAAGCCTGTATTTACAGATGAAGAATGGAAAAATCTTGCTGACGGACTGAATAAGCTGGGAGAAATCGCTAAGGAAAAAGATATGAAAATAGTATACCATCACCATATGGGAACAGGAGTGCAGACAGAAGAAGAGGTAGATAAGCTTATGAGCATGACTGATGAAAATCTGGTATATCTGTTATATGATTCAGGACATCTGAAATTTTCCGGAGAAGATACAATTTCCGTGTTAAAAAAATATATAAACAGAATAAAGCATGTTCATTTAAAAGATACAAGACCTGAAGTAGTGGAAAAAGTAAAAAATGAAAAATGGAGCTTTCTGAAAGCTGTAAGAGAAGGAGCATTTACAGTTCCGGGAGACGGATGTATTGATTTTGAACCAATTTTCAAAATACTTGATGAAAATAACTATGAAGGATGGTTCGTAGTGGAAGCCGAGCAGGATCCAGCCAAGGCAAATCCTTTGGAATATGCAATAAAAGCCAGAAAGTATATAAAGGAAAAAGCCGGGATATAA
- the iolG gene encoding inositol 2-dehydrogenase has translation MLKIGIIGAGRIGQVHAESITKYVKEAEVKSIADVYLNDQVKEWAANMGIAEVYNDYKKILEDKEIDAVLICSSTDTHSPISIEAINAGKHVFCEKPIDHDVDRIKNVIKALENSKVKYQVGFNRRFDHNFRAVKEAVAAGKIGQPHILKITSRDPMPPAVEYIKVSGGMFLDMTIHDFDMVRYLLDSEVEEVYAQGAVLVDKRIGEEGDIDTAIITMKMENGALAVIDNSRQAAYGYDQRAEVFGSKGQVAAYNDTTSTAELSNADGVTKEKPLFFFLERYMQAYAQEMREFIEAITEDKDVPVGAIDGLKPVLIGLAAKKSIEENRPVKISEISF, from the coding sequence ATGTTAAAAATAGGTATTATAGGTGCTGGAAGAATCGGTCAGGTTCATGCAGAGAGTATTACAAAGTATGTAAAAGAAGCAGAAGTAAAGTCAATAGCTGATGTGTACCTGAATGATCAGGTAAAAGAATGGGCAGCAAATATGGGAATCGCAGAAGTATATAATGATTATAAAAAGATATTGGAAGATAAAGAGATTGATGCGGTATTAATCTGTTCTTCCACAGATACACACTCTCCTATATCTATAGAAGCTATAAATGCAGGAAAGCATGTGTTTTGTGAAAAACCTATAGATCATGATGTAGATAGAATAAAAAATGTAATAAAAGCACTGGAAAATTCAAAGGTGAAGTATCAGGTAGGTTTTAACAGAAGATTCGACCATAACTTCAGAGCTGTAAAAGAAGCAGTGGCAGCAGGAAAAATAGGGCAGCCTCATATTTTGAAAATAACTTCAAGAGATCCTATGCCGCCGGCAGTGGAATATATAAAAGTATCGGGAGGAATGTTCCTTGATATGACAATACATGATTTCGATATGGTAAGATACCTTCTTGACAGTGAAGTGGAAGAAGTATACGCACAGGGAGCGGTTCTTGTGGATAAAAGAATAGGCGAAGAAGGAGATATAGATACTGCAATCATAACAATGAAAATGGAAAACGGAGCACTTGCAGTAATTGATAACTCGAGACAGGCTGCTTATGGTTATGACCAGAGAGCTGAGGTTTTCGGATCAAAGGGTCAGGTAGCAGCTTATAATGATACTACATCTACAGCAGAATTATCAAATGCTGACGGTGTAACTAAGGAAAAACCTCTGTTTTTCTTCCTTGAAAGATATATGCAGGCATATGCACAGGAAATGAGAGAATTCATAGAAGCAATTACAGAAGATAAAGATGTTCCTGTAGGAGCAATAGACGGATTAAAGCCTGTACTTATCGGTCTTGCAGCAAAAAAATCAATAGAAGAAAACAGACCGGTAAAAATATCTGAAATAAGCTTTTAA
- the iolD gene encoding 3D-(3,5/4)-trihydroxycyclohexane-1,2-dione acylhydrolase (decyclizing), translating to MKYIKLTTAQALVRFLDNQYVSFDGHEEKFIEGVFTIFGHGNVLGIGQALEENPGDLKVHQGRNEQGMALAATAFAKQKNRKKIYACTTSVGPGAANMLTAAGTATANNIPVLLLPGDTFATRQPDPVLQQVEHTNNLSVTTNDAFKAVTKYWDRVTRPEQLMSAMINAMRVLTDIGNTGAVCVAMPQDVQGEVYEFPESFLAKRVHVIDRRIGTPTEFKNAVELIKRKKKPIIICGGGVRYSEAGEEMKKFAAEFNIPIGETQAGKSSIENDFELNMGGIGVTGNLAANMLAAEADLVIGIGTRFTDFTSGSKALFQNENVEFLTINASDFHAEKMDAVKIVGDAKVCLEELNKQLREEGYKSAYGSEPERAKADWASELSRLHGIKFTKTGFKAEVPDQIEEALNEIYDLYGGALTQTEVLGVINDFLKKDYVVVGSSGSLPGDLQRMWETNEKYSYHMEYGYSCMGYEINGALGVKMAEPSKEVYAMVGDGSYLMLHSELVTSIQENKKINVLLFDNCGFGCINNLQMGNGMGSFETEFRNRGSKKLIPVDYAKAASGYGVKTYSVKTLDELRAALEDAKKQEISTLIDIKVLPKTMTNGYESWWHVGVAGVSEKDSIKTAFEEKEDGLKKARKY from the coding sequence ATGAAATATATAAAATTAACTACCGCACAGGCATTAGTAAGATTTTTGGATAATCAGTATGTGAGTTTTGACGGACACGAGGAAAAATTCATAGAGGGAGTCTTTACCATATTCGGTCATGGAAATGTACTGGGAATAGGACAGGCTCTGGAAGAAAATCCCGGTGACCTGAAGGTACATCAGGGAAGAAATGAACAGGGGATGGCACTTGCTGCCACAGCCTTTGCAAAACAGAAAAACAGAAAAAAAATATATGCCTGCACTACATCTGTAGGACCGGGAGCTGCTAATATGCTTACCGCTGCAGGAACGGCAACCGCAAATAATATTCCGGTGCTTCTGCTTCCGGGAGATACATTTGCTACAAGACAGCCTGATCCTGTATTACAGCAGGTAGAACATACAAATAATCTGTCTGTGACTACAAATGATGCTTTTAAAGCAGTAACAAAATACTGGGACAGAGTGACAAGACCTGAACAGCTTATGTCAGCGATGATAAATGCAATGAGGGTTCTGACTGATATAGGAAATACAGGAGCTGTGTGTGTAGCCATGCCTCAGGATGTACAGGGGGAAGTTTACGAATTTCCTGAAAGCTTTCTTGCCAAAAGAGTGCATGTGATAGACAGAAGAATAGGAACACCTACAGAATTTAAGAATGCAGTGGAATTAATAAAAAGAAAGAAAAAACCGATTATAATATGCGGCGGCGGAGTAAGATACTCTGAAGCCGGAGAAGAAATGAAAAAGTTTGCTGCGGAATTTAATATACCAATAGGCGAAACTCAGGCAGGAAAAAGCAGTATAGAAAATGATTTTGAACTGAATATGGGCGGAATAGGAGTAACAGGAAATCTTGCAGCAAATATGCTTGCAGCAGAGGCTGATCTGGTAATAGGGATAGGAACAAGATTTACGGACTTTACTTCAGGGTCAAAGGCTTTATTCCAAAATGAAAATGTAGAATTTCTTACTATTAATGCTTCGGATTTTCATGCTGAAAAGATGGATGCGGTAAAGATAGTGGGAGATGCAAAGGTGTGTCTTGAGGAATTAAATAAACAGCTGCGGGAAGAAGGCTATAAAAGTGCTTACGGCAGTGAACCTGAAAGAGCAAAAGCAGACTGGGCAAGCGAGCTTTCAAGACTTCACGGAATAAAATTCACTAAAACAGGATTCAAGGCAGAGGTGCCTGATCAGATAGAAGAAGCTCTTAATGAAATTTATGATCTGTACGGAGGAGCTCTTACACAGACAGAAGTACTGGGTGTAATAAATGATTTTCTAAAAAAAGATTATGTAGTAGTAGGATCATCGGGAAGTCTTCCGGGTGATCTGCAGAGAATGTGGGAAACAAATGAAAAGTACAGCTATCATATGGAATACGGGTATTCATGTATGGGGTATGAAATAAACGGAGCCCTTGGTGTAAAAATGGCTGAGCCCTCTAAGGAGGTTTATGCAATGGTAGGAGACGGAAGTTATTTAATGCTTCATTCGGAGCTGGTAACTTCTATTCAGGAAAATAAAAAGATAAATGTTCTTTTATTTGATAACTGCGGTTTTGGATGCATTAATAACCTGCAGATGGGAAATGGAATGGGAAGCTTTGAGACTGAATTCAGAAACAGAGGAAGCAAAAAGCTTATTCCTGTAGATTATGCAAAAGCAGCTTCGGGATACGGAGTAAAAACTTACTCTGTAAAAACTCTGGATGAACTGAGAGCAGCTTTGGAAGATGCAAAAAAACAGGAGATTTCTACTCTTATAGATATAAAGGTACTTCCGAAGACGATGACAAACGGATATGAGTCATGGTGGCATGTAGGAGTAGCCGGTGTATCTGAAAAAGATTCCATAAAAACAGCTTTTGAAGAAAAAGAAGACGGGCTGAAAAAGGCGAGAAAATATTAA
- a CDS encoding CoA-acylating methylmalonate-semialdehyde dehydrogenase, with amino-acid sequence MQKLKFFINGEWRESKTDKYYDIYNPSTGEVIAQTPCCTKEEVEEAVQAAKDAFESWAAIPVMKRVQILYKFRDLLDQRMDELTEILCKEHGKNWAEGQGDLLKVKEPVELACSAPLLMMGESLMNTSTGYDTVLYREPLGVFAGIAPFNFPGMIPMGWMVPLCIATGNTMVLKASSTTPMTSYKLAELFVEAGLPKGVLNIVTSSRNEAEILLSHPDVKGISFVGSTSVGLHVYSTGAAHGKRVQALCEAKNHALVLEDCVLERSVRGIINSAFGCAGERCMALPTICVQESIADKFVAKLTEVAKELKIGPAYDKTTDLGPVVTADHRKYVEGWIQKGIDEGAKLVLDGRGVSVPGYENGFYMGPTIFDYVTEEMEVGQKEIFGPVLCIKRVKDFEEGITIMNANEFANGSVIYTSSGYYSREFARRTDGGMVGINVGVPVPVGLFPFNGHKRSFFGDLHTLGKDGVKFFTDAKVVTSTWFTEEDNKAKVDTWDGSVVK; translated from the coding sequence ATGCAAAAATTGAAATTTTTTATAAACGGTGAGTGGAGAGAATCAAAAACTGATAAGTATTATGATATATACAATCCGAGTACTGGTGAAGTAATAGCACAAACTCCGTGCTGTACAAAGGAAGAAGTAGAGGAAGCCGTACAGGCAGCCAAGGACGCATTTGAATCATGGGCGGCAATTCCTGTAATGAAAAGAGTTCAGATTTTATATAAATTTAGAGATCTGCTGGATCAAAGAATGGACGAGCTTACAGAAATACTGTGTAAAGAACATGGTAAAAACTGGGCGGAAGGACAGGGAGATTTATTAAAGGTAAAAGAGCCCGTAGAGCTTGCATGCAGTGCTCCGTTATTAATGATGGGAGAATCTCTGATGAATACTTCTACAGGTTATGATACTGTACTTTACAGAGAACCGCTGGGGGTATTTGCAGGAATAGCTCCGTTTAATTTCCCGGGGATGATACCAATGGGATGGATGGTTCCGTTATGTATCGCTACAGGAAATACAATGGTGCTGAAAGCATCAAGTACTACTCCTATGACAAGCTACAAGCTTGCAGAGCTTTTTGTGGAAGCAGGACTGCCAAAAGGAGTATTAAATATAGTGACAAGTTCAAGAAACGAAGCAGAAATTCTGTTATCGCACCCTGATGTAAAAGGAATCTCATTCGTAGGATCGACATCTGTGGGACTTCATGTATATTCTACAGGAGCTGCACACGGAAAAAGAGTACAGGCATTATGCGAGGCAAAAAACCATGCATTGGTACTGGAAGACTGTGTACTTGAAAGATCTGTAAGAGGAATTATAAACTCGGCATTCGGATGTGCAGGGGAAAGATGTATGGCTCTTCCTACAATATGTGTTCAGGAAAGCATAGCTGATAAGTTTGTGGCAAAATTAACAGAAGTGGCAAAAGAACTGAAAATAGGACCTGCATATGATAAAACAACTGATCTCGGACCTGTAGTTACAGCAGATCACAGAAAATATGTGGAAGGATGGATACAAAAAGGTATAGACGAAGGAGCAAAGCTTGTTCTTGACGGAAGAGGAGTAAGCGTACCCGGATATGAAAACGGATTCTATATGGGGCCTACAATTTTTGATTATGTAACAGAAGAGATGGAAGTAGGACAAAAAGAGATATTCGGTCCGGTGTTATGTATAAAAAGAGTAAAAGACTTCGAAGAAGGAATAACAATAATGAATGCAAATGAATTTGCAAACGGCTCTGTTATTTACACTAGCAGCGGATATTACAGCCGTGAATTTGCAAGACGTACTGACGGAGGAATGGTAGGAATAAACGTAGGAGTGCCGGTGCCGGTAGGATTGTTTCCGTTTAACGGACACAAGCGTTCTTTCTTTGGAGACCTTCATACACTTGGAAAAGACGGGGTAAAATTCTTTACTGATGCCAAAGTAGTAACAAGTACATGGTTTACAGAAGAAGATAATAAAGCTAAGGTAGACACATGGGACGGTTCAGTAGTAAAATAG
- a CDS encoding 5-deoxy-glucuronate isomerase yields the protein MINYLNELKKGENVLTKVGEKHDDMLMDISVFNMSKGEEKKLSSETQETAVLLLTGKIELSWEGRNSVLERGCMFDENPVCLHVPKDIAVDIKVLEDSEVLVQKTENNGTFDSKLYSKEDTKSEIFGDGVWDGTARRVVRTVFDYNNAPYSNMVLGEVINYPGKWSSYPPHHHPQPEVYFYKFNKPQGFGLCLVGEEAYKIKNNSFLTIDGGQVHPQTTAPGYAMFYCWMIRHFDGNPWTERIDEEDHKWLLEKDVKIWPEK from the coding sequence ATGATAAATTATTTGAATGAATTAAAAAAAGGGGAAAATGTACTTACGAAAGTCGGGGAAAAACATGATGATATGCTTATGGATATAAGCGTTTTCAATATGTCAAAAGGTGAGGAAAAAAAATTATCAAGTGAAACTCAGGAAACAGCAGTTCTTCTTCTTACAGGAAAGATAGAGCTTTCATGGGAAGGGAGAAATTCTGTTCTGGAGAGAGGGTGTATGTTTGACGAGAATCCTGTGTGTCTTCATGTGCCGAAGGACATAGCGGTGGACATAAAGGTCCTGGAAGACAGTGAGGTTCTTGTGCAGAAAACTGAGAATAACGGGACTTTTGATTCGAAATTGTACAGTAAAGAGGACACAAAAAGTGAAATTTTTGGTGACGGAGTATGGGACGGTACTGCAAGAAGAGTGGTAAGAACTGTGTTTGATTATAATAATGCACCGTATTCCAACATGGTTTTAGGAGAAGTAATAAATTATCCGGGAAAATGGTCAAGCTATCCGCCGCATCATCATCCGCAGCCTGAAGTTTATTTTTATAAATTTAATAAGCCTCAGGGATTCGGACTGTGTCTTGTAGGAGAGGAAGCTTATAAGATAAAAAATAACAGTTTTCTTACAATAGACGGCGGTCAGGTACATCCGCAGACAACAGCTCCCGGTTATGCAATGTTTTATTGCTGGATGATAAGACATTTCGACGGAAATCCGTGGACTGAAAGAATAGATGAGGAAGATCACAAATGGCTTTTGGAAAAGGATGTAAAAATCTGGCCTGAAAAATAA
- the iolC gene encoding 5-dehydro-2-deoxygluconokinase produces MKYLNFHEDRKIDVIPIGRIAIDFNPVDINMTLAQSQTFKKYLGGSPANIAVGLARLGKKVGFIGKVSEDRFGDFVTDYFKNEGIDVSNVFRAKNGESLGLTFTEILSPTESSILMYRNEIADLVLESEEISEEYIKNAKMIVVSGTALAKSPSREAVLKAVEFAKKHETIVVFDIDYRSYTWKNDDEIAIYYSMVAKNSDMVIGSREEFNLTEKLIAPNSSDEETAKRWLGCGNKIVVIKHGKEGSVAYTADGKNYKIKPFPVKLLKSFGGGDAYASAFMYGLLEGWDIMDALEFGSASAAMLVASHSCSEDMPTADSIKEFIRKAKEEYGEMVARG; encoded by the coding sequence ATGAAATATTTAAATTTTCACGAGGACAGAAAAATTGATGTTATTCCCATAGGGAGAATAGCAATAGATTTTAATCCTGTGGATATAAATATGACATTGGCGCAGAGCCAGACATTTAAGAAATACCTTGGAGGATCACCGGCTAACATAGCTGTGGGACTCGCAAGACTCGGCAAAAAGGTAGGTTTTATCGGAAAAGTATCTGAGGACAGATTTGGTGACTTTGTGACTGATTATTTCAAAAATGAAGGCATAGATGTATCAAATGTGTTCAGGGCAAAGAATGGTGAGTCTTTGGGACTGACTTTTACTGAAATTCTCAGCCCTACAGAAAGCAGCATACTTATGTACAGAAATGAAATAGCTGATCTGGTTCTGGAATCAGAAGAGATAAGCGAGGAGTACATAAAGAATGCAAAAATGATAGTGGTTTCAGGAACTGCCCTGGCAAAAAGCCCGTCAAGGGAAGCTGTGCTTAAGGCAGTGGAATTTGCCAAAAAGCATGAGACAATTGTGGTTTTTGATATAGACTACAGAAGCTATACATGGAAAAATGACGATGAAATAGCAATTTATTATTCTATGGTAGCTAAAAACAGCGATATGGTAATAGGCTCAAGAGAAGAATTCAATCTTACCGAAAAACTTATAGCACCAAACAGCAGCGATGAGGAAACTGCCAAAAGATGGCTGGGCTGCGGCAATAAAATAGTTGTTATAAAGCATGGTAAGGAAGGATCAGTGGCGTATACTGCCGACGGGAAAAATTATAAAATAAAGCCGTTTCCTGTAAAACTGCTGAAATCATTCGGCGGAGGAGACGCTTATGCATCAGCATTTATGTATGGACTTCTTGAAGGATGGGATATAATGGATGCCCTTGAGTTCGGAAGTGCATCGGCAGCAATGCTGGTCGCAAGCCACAGCTGTTCGGAAGATATGCCTACAGCTGACAGCATAAAAGAATTTATCAGAAAAGCGAAGGAAGAGTACGGGGAAATGGTGGCAAGAGGTTAG
- a CDS encoding class II fructose-bisphosphate aldolase gives MPLLDMKSLLVKAQQEKYGVGAFSIANMEMIMGAVKAAEELNSPIILQIAEVRLNYSPLNLIGPMMIAAAKSSKVPIAVHLDHGISMGKIEEALELGFTSVMIDGSAHPLEKNIELTKAVMEKAKKYNVTVEAEIGKVGGSEDGKEDHGMIYTDVREALKFYTDTNIDALAVAIGNAHGEYKGDPELNFEILDKINKEVDIPLVLHGGSGISEKDFRKCIELGIHKINVATSTFNSVEAMVRKMYSENNNGKIDYFKLHAAEIEGAYENVKMHIEIFNSKNKA, from the coding sequence ATGCCATTATTAGACATGAAAAGTCTGCTTGTCAAGGCACAGCAGGAAAAATACGGAGTGGGAGCTTTTAGCATAGCTAATATGGAAATGATAATGGGGGCAGTAAAAGCAGCTGAAGAGCTGAACTCACCGATTATACTCCAGATAGCAGAAGTAAGACTAAACTATTCGCCGCTGAATCTTATCGGGCCTATGATGATAGCAGCCGCCAAAAGTTCGAAGGTACCGATAGCCGTGCATCTGGATCACGGGATAAGTATGGGAAAAATAGAAGAGGCACTGGAGCTGGGCTTTACTTCTGTTATGATTGACGGGTCGGCACATCCTCTTGAAAAAAATATAGAGTTAACAAAGGCAGTAATGGAAAAAGCAAAAAAATATAATGTAACTGTGGAAGCTGAAATAGGGAAAGTCGGCGGAAGTGAAGATGGAAAAGAAGATCATGGAATGATTTACACTGATGTAAGGGAAGCACTGAAATTTTATACTGACACGAACATTGATGCGCTGGCAGTGGCGATAGGAAATGCACACGGAGAGTATAAAGGTGATCCTGAACTGAATTTTGAAATTTTGGATAAAATAAACAAGGAAGTGGATATTCCTCTTGTTTTGCACGGCGGTTCCGGAATAAGCGAAAAAGATTTCAGAAAGTGCATAGAACTCGGGATACATAAAATAAATGTGGCCACATCTACATTTAATTCAGTAGAAGCTATGGTAAGAAAAATGTATTCGGAAAATAATAACGGGAAAATAGATTATTTCAAGCTTCATGCTGCGGAAATAGAAGGTGCTTATGAGAATGTAAAAATGCATATAGAGATATTCAACAGTAAAAATAAGGCTTGA
- a CDS encoding DeoR/GlpR family DNA-binding transcription regulator gives MKTHRIKNVEEYILKNESVSLDKLCDVFKVSKNTIRRDIKELLEKGKIKKIYGGVTINQKKLVPFEERNIKNHAEKKAAAEIAAAYINDGDIIFIDSGTTTMWLIDFLKNKSITILTNNLSAIVSALPYPNLNIISLGGTLKRKTNSFVGNSTSLVLKDYNISKAFMAATGISIARGATNSSVEEYELKKLIVEKSDEIFLIVDSSKFDSISLMTYSPLENLDYIITDKTPPKKYTDFFRKNKINLLTAENQNKK, from the coding sequence ATGAAAACACACAGAATTAAGAATGTAGAAGAATACATACTAAAAAACGAATCTGTTTCACTGGATAAATTATGTGATGTATTTAAAGTTTCCAAAAACACTATTCGAAGAGATATTAAGGAGCTTTTAGAAAAAGGGAAAATAAAGAAAATATACGGCGGAGTTACGATAAACCAGAAGAAACTGGTTCCCTTCGAGGAGAGAAACATAAAGAACCATGCAGAAAAAAAAGCTGCTGCAGAAATAGCGGCCGCATATATAAATGACGGAGATATTATTTTTATTGATTCCGGAACTACCACTATGTGGCTCATTGATTTCCTTAAGAATAAAAGCATCACTATACTTACGAATAATCTGAGTGCAATAGTTTCGGCGCTTCCATATCCGAATTTGAATATTATTTCACTTGGCGGAACATTGAAAAGAAAAACAAATTCATTTGTAGGAAATTCTACTTCTCTGGTATTGAAAGATTACAATATCAGCAAAGCTTTTATGGCAGCTACAGGAATTTCCATTGCCAGAGGAGCTACGAATTCATCTGTTGAAGAATATGAACTGAAAAAACTAATAGTAGAAAAGAGTGATGAGATTTTTCTAATCGTAGATTCATCAAAATTTGACAGTATTTCACTCATGACTTACTCACCGCTTGAAAATCTGGATTATATCATCACAGATAAAACCCCGCCGAAAAAATACACTGATTTCTTCAGAAAAAACAAAATAAATCTGCTGACAGCAGAAAATCAAAATAAAAAATAA
- a CDS encoding YbhB/YbcL family Raf kinase inhibitor-like protein, which produces MLTTWILINKKFAKMAAFDKNNQDFPDTNLSEKGEYDMSNILTVTSPAFENEAVIPIQYTGRGEDISPELYLSAIDGRAKSLAVIMDDMNHPIPAYNHWIIWNIPVMEIIPENIAYGADVAELGGAVQGRGYGKNRYRGPKPPFNWLHLYQFNVYVLDCLLDLSFKARKGNLIAAMQGHILQKGALTGYFQSHR; this is translated from the coding sequence TTGTTAACGACATGGATACTTATAAATAAAAAGTTTGCTAAAATGGCTGCTTTTGATAAAAATAATCAGGATTTTCCTGATACGAATTTAAGTGAAAAAGGAGAATATGATATGAGTAATATTCTGACTGTAACAAGTCCGGCTTTTGAAAATGAGGCTGTAATTCCAATACAATATACCGGGCGCGGAGAAGATATTTCACCGGAGCTGTATCTGTCTGCGATAGATGGGAGAGCAAAATCTTTAGCTGTCATCATGGATGATATGAATCATCCCATTCCGGCTTATAATCATTGGATTATCTGGAATATTCCCGTGATGGAGATAATTCCTGAAAATATTGCTTACGGAGCGGATGTTGCCGAATTAGGCGGTGCTGTCCAGGGACGCGGATATGGAAAAAACCGTTATCGCGGACCAAAACCTCCTTTCAACTGGCTGCATCTTTATCAATTTAATGTTTATGTGCTGGATTGTTTATTAGATTTATCATTCAAAGCCAGAAAAGGTAATTTAATTGCTGCTATGCAGGGGCATATATTACAAAAGGGAGCTCTGACCGGTTACTTTCAGAGCCACAGATAA
- a CDS encoding SdpI family protein, which produces MKKKIDMLLILTTSVCLLPIVLSTVLYPELPGEIPVHFNIAGQADNYLPKAVVCFVLPFIFAGINLFVYFVPKKADLPAMMKTINMWIIPILSVICIPVSLFIALGQNKPVQLIAPVLAGILILLFGNYLPKNRQNKVVGIRVPWTLNDADNWNKTHRMAGFLWVTSGFVIIILSFLQLITMWAIWIVVLFLVVIPTVYSYIIYVTGHKN; this is translated from the coding sequence ATGAAAAAGAAAATTGATATGTTATTAATATTAACAACAAGTGTTTGCTTACTGCCGATAGTTTTATCAACTGTATTATATCCGGAATTGCCGGGTGAAATTCCTGTTCATTTTAATATAGCAGGTCAGGCTGACAATTATTTGCCAAAAGCTGTTGTTTGCTTTGTTTTACCTTTTATTTTTGCAGGGATAAATTTATTTGTATATTTTGTACCCAAAAAAGCAGATTTACCAGCAATGATGAAGACAATTAATATGTGGATTATACCAATATTGTCAGTAATATGTATACCAGTATCTTTGTTTATTGCTCTCGGACAAAATAAGCCTGTTCAGCTTATAGCACCAGTATTGGCAGGTATATTAATTCTTTTATTCGGAAACTATCTGCCGAAAAACAGACAAAATAAGGTTGTAGGAATAAGGGTTCCGTGGACACTTAATGATGCTGATAACTGGAATAAAACTCATCGTATGGCAGGATTTTTATGGGTAACAAGTGGATTTGTGATAATAATTTTGAGTTTTTTACAACTTATTACTATGTGGGCAATTTGGATTGTTGTTCTTTTTCTAGTAGTCATTCCTACAGTTTATTCATATATTATATATGTTACAGGTCATAAAAATTAA
- a CDS encoding autorepressor SdpR family transcription factor translates to MGFHEMFKALADPVRRDILILLKKRKMSAGEICEHFDMTNATISYHLSQLKKAGLIFEEKKKNFIFYQLNASVFEEIMLWISQFGGNNNEKEN, encoded by the coding sequence ATGGGATTTCATGAGATGTTTAAGGCATTAGCTGATCCTGTAAGACGAGATATACTGATACTGCTCAAAAAACGAAAAATGTCTGCAGGAGAGATTTGTGAACACTTTGATATGACAAATGCAACAATTTCATATCATTTGTCGCAGTTAAAAAAAGCGGGTTTAATTTTTGAAGAAAAGAAAAAAAATTTTATATTTTATCAGTTAAATGCCAGTGTATTTGAAGAAATCATGCTTTGGATCTCACAATTTGGAGGTAATAATAATGAAAAAGAAAATTGA